In Synergistaceae bacterium, a single genomic region encodes these proteins:
- a CDS encoding cystathionine gamma-synthase family protein, with protein MMTKASFRDIGMGTKVVWAGEKEQLVHRATQVPVVVSVAYGYDDMDEWYDVSVGKKPGHIYGRNTNPTVRAFEDKVRALEGAEAATSFATGMAAISNTLYTFLRPGDRVVTIKDTYGGTNKIFTEFLPRLNIDVAFCDTGNHAEIEAEIKKGCKLLYLETPTNPTVKITDIARMSKAGKAVGAIVVVDNTFATPVCQNPLALGADLVLHSATKFLGGHADVLGGVVCGNKEFVEQIFHYREINGATLAPWEAYLLLRGMKTLKLRVLKQTENAAALARFLEKQELVEAVYYPGLPTHVHHDVAKKQMSAFGGMLSFALKGGMDSVKILLPRLKYANLAANLGAVETTYGPARTTSHVECTPEERRAMGIPDGLVRISAGIEEAEDLIADLEEAFACLKKHIK; from the coding sequence ATGATGACTAAGGCGAGTTTCAGGGACATTGGAATGGGAACAAAGGTTGTCTGGGCCGGGGAAAAGGAGCAGCTCGTGCATCGGGCGACCCAGGTTCCGGTCGTCGTCAGCGTGGCATATGGATACGACGATATGGACGAATGGTATGACGTCTCCGTCGGCAAAAAACCCGGCCATATCTACGGCCGAAACACAAATCCCACGGTAAGGGCTTTCGAGGACAAAGTCCGGGCGCTTGAGGGCGCGGAGGCGGCGACGAGCTTTGCAACGGGAATGGCGGCCATCAGCAATACCCTGTACACCTTTTTGCGCCCGGGGGATCGCGTGGTGACGATAAAGGATACCTACGGGGGAACCAACAAGATCTTCACGGAGTTTCTGCCCAGGCTGAACATCGACGTCGCCTTCTGCGACACGGGGAACCACGCGGAGATCGAGGCGGAAATCAAAAAAGGCTGCAAACTTCTGTATCTTGAGACTCCGACCAACCCCACGGTAAAAATAACGGACATCGCGCGCATGTCGAAAGCCGGAAAAGCCGTCGGAGCCATCGTCGTCGTGGACAACACGTTTGCGACGCCTGTATGCCAGAATCCGCTGGCGCTGGGAGCCGATCTCGTGCTTCACAGCGCCACGAAATTCCTCGGCGGGCACGCGGATGTTCTGGGCGGCGTCGTATGCGGAAACAAAGAGTTTGTGGAGCAGATCTTCCATTACAGGGAGATAAACGGGGCCACGCTGGCGCCCTGGGAGGCTTATCTGCTTTTAAGAGGAATGAAGACGCTTAAACTCCGCGTTCTGAAGCAGACCGAAAACGCCGCGGCGCTTGCGCGGTTTCTGGAAAAGCAGGAGCTTGTGGAGGCGGTGTATTACCCCGGGCTTCCAACCCATGTCCACCATGACGTGGCGAAAAAGCAGATGAGCGCCTTCGGCGGCATGCTCAGTTTTGCCCTGAAGGGCGGCATGGACAGCGTAAAAATCCTGCTGCCGCGGCTCAAATACGCAAATCTTGCGGCAAACCTCGGAGCGGTGGAAACGACCTACGGTCCCGCGAGAACGACAAGCCACGTGGAATGCACGCCGGAAGAGCGCAGGGCGATGGGGATCCCCGACGGGCTCGTCCGGATCTCCGCCGGCATTGAGGAGGCGGAGGACCTGATCGCCGATCTGGAAGAGGCCTTTGCCTGTTTGAAAAAGCATATCAAATAA
- a CDS encoding response regulator transcription factor — protein sequence MSGSAGGEKILNEKILAAEDDPAILAGVCDLLKLEGYEVLEAANGAVALELYKKYRPDLVILDVMMPLLSGYDVCRAIRREDELTPILMLTAKGEEVDKVVGLELGADDYIVKPFGVSELLARVRSALRRAAFSKKHAEAGGEPEASLLRIGAVVVDFDGMVVRKEGKTLPLTPKETELLKYFTAHPGRVLSRETLLDAIWGIDADSDITTRSVDTHVARLRQKIESDSKSRVIETVHGAGYKYVEPEVEIS from the coding sequence TTGTCTGGTTCTGCCGGAGGTGAGAAAATCCTGAACGAAAAAATACTCGCGGCCGAAGACGACCCGGCGATCCTGGCCGGCGTCTGCGACCTGTTGAAGCTCGAAGGCTACGAAGTTCTGGAGGCCGCAAACGGGGCGGTCGCGCTGGAACTTTACAAAAAATACCGCCCGGACCTCGTGATTCTCGACGTCATGATGCCGCTTCTGAGCGGATACGACGTCTGCCGCGCGATCCGCCGCGAGGACGAGCTCACTCCGATTCTGATGCTCACGGCGAAAGGGGAAGAAGTGGACAAGGTCGTCGGACTCGAACTGGGGGCGGACGATTATATTGTAAAACCCTTCGGCGTATCCGAACTTCTGGCGCGGGTGCGGTCCGCTCTGCGCAGGGCCGCTTTCAGCAAAAAACACGCCGAAGCCGGCGGCGAACCCGAAGCATCTCTCCTGCGCATTGGGGCCGTCGTGGTCGATTTTGACGGAATGGTCGTCAGAAAAGAGGGCAAAACCCTTCCGCTTACCCCAAAGGAGACGGAGCTTTTAAAATATTTTACGGCCCATCCCGGCAGAGTTCTTTCCCGGGAGACCCTGCTGGACGCCATTTGGGGAATCGACGCGGACAGCGACATCACCACGCGCTCGGTGGATACCCACGTGGCCCGTCTGAGACAGAAAATAGAGTCGGATTCAAAATCCAGAGTCATCGAAACCGTTCACGGCGCCGGTTATAAATATGTGGAACCCGAAGTTGAGATTTCATAA
- a CDS encoding HAMP domain-containing histidine kinase, with product MIKRARTLLAVFVLAVLLPSIALSMLALRAAERESAYVERRLEGAIAAEVDLAVQAVERLIESVHDSLAREAGSVPSPTTPEKWRASNPFVKVVFAQKNGRLEVWGENSPEERLFREDFQAFLNRDARLPVYDLVTRVYRTIPADFSGGVQTGMQTNERQTKYRSSSGILRQKTESRMALSAETREKVFEQASQEGFEILRRNVIPRVQSEAGAVPAAPAAASPKIPASSMAHKMDDAAVRSRTVSKNRSFEELRGESEGGLLPYLSAEGLEVLFWKQAEDGGAVGCTLRMDEFRDRVAAGISNILSDVRILTILDENGTPLVTPDRSDGAPAVDWSRPFVAREISPTLPRWEAGAWLLDPRMFAARADYVKTVVWVLVAILFSVIIAGSLAAIRMMSYEMRVASQKTTFVANVSHELKTPLTSIKLYAELLLSGRQTNEERKREYLRTMMSESDRLAHLVDNVLSFSRRGGEKFQTELVSLSHIARETTDQLGPHMSKLGFTVSLTAQEDVCVQGNPAALKQVIMNLLSNAEKYSGEHREIEVRCRSKNGFALCEVADRGIGVPRGMEEKIFQEFVRGDDTLTAPRSGTGLGLSIARDIARRHGGDVQYAPRDGGGSVFCLVLPEVRKS from the coding sequence ATGATTAAACGGGCTCGTACGCTTCTCGCGGTGTTTGTACTGGCGGTGCTCCTGCCGAGCATCGCCCTCAGCATGCTTGCGCTCAGAGCGGCCGAACGCGAATCGGCCTATGTGGAACGTCGTCTGGAAGGAGCGATCGCGGCGGAGGTCGACCTGGCGGTACAGGCGGTGGAACGTCTGATTGAAAGCGTCCACGACTCTCTGGCCCGGGAGGCGGGCTCGGTCCCGTCTCCAACGACGCCGGAGAAATGGAGAGCTTCCAACCCCTTCGTGAAGGTCGTGTTCGCGCAAAAAAACGGGCGCCTCGAAGTGTGGGGAGAAAACTCCCCGGAGGAACGGCTTTTCAGGGAGGACTTTCAGGCTTTTCTCAACCGGGACGCGCGCCTGCCCGTTTACGACCTCGTGACCCGCGTCTACAGAACGATCCCGGCGGATTTTTCAGGTGGAGTACAAACTGGAATGCAAACGAATGAGAGGCAGACGAAATACCGGAGCAGCTCCGGAATACTCCGGCAGAAAACCGAGAGCAGAATGGCTCTGAGCGCCGAAACCCGGGAAAAGGTCTTCGAACAGGCCTCCCAGGAGGGGTTCGAAATCCTGCGGAGAAATGTGATTCCCCGCGTCCAAAGCGAGGCTGGCGCAGTTCCAGCGGCCCCGGCGGCGGCCTCTCCCAAAATTCCCGCATCTTCGATGGCTCACAAGATGGACGACGCCGCCGTTCGATCGAGAACGGTTTCGAAGAATCGATCTTTCGAAGAGCTTCGCGGGGAGTCGGAAGGCGGGCTACTGCCCTATTTATCGGCGGAGGGTCTGGAGGTGCTCTTCTGGAAACAGGCCGAGGACGGAGGGGCGGTCGGCTGCACTCTTCGCATGGACGAGTTTCGGGACAGAGTCGCCGCCGGGATCTCGAACATTTTATCGGATGTCCGCATTTTGACGATACTGGACGAGAACGGAACCCCCCTCGTCACCCCCGACAGAAGCGACGGCGCGCCCGCTGTGGACTGGAGCAGGCCCTTCGTCGCCAGAGAAATATCTCCGACCCTGCCCCGCTGGGAGGCGGGAGCGTGGCTTCTCGACCCGCGGATGTTCGCCGCCCGCGCCGACTACGTCAAAACGGTGGTCTGGGTTCTGGTGGCAATTCTTTTTTCCGTCATCATCGCGGGAAGCCTGGCCGCGATACGCATGATGTCTTACGAAATGCGGGTGGCCTCCCAGAAAACCACGTTTGTGGCAAACGTCTCCCACGAACTGAAAACGCCCCTCACGTCCATAAAACTTTACGCCGAACTGCTTCTTTCCGGACGGCAGACGAACGAGGAGCGCAAACGCGAGTACCTTCGCACGATGATGTCCGAGTCCGACCGTCTGGCGCACCTGGTGGACAACGTGCTGTCTTTTTCCAGACGAGGCGGTGAGAAATTCCAAACGGAGCTCGTCTCGCTCTCCCATATTGCCAGGGAAACGACGGACCAGCTGGGCCCTCACATGTCCAAACTGGGGTTCACGGTGTCTTTGACCGCGCAGGAGGACGTCTGCGTTCAGGGAAATCCCGCGGCATTGAAGCAGGTCATCATGAACCTGCTCTCCAACGCTGAAAAATACTCGGGAGAGCACAGGGAAATCGAGGTTCGATGCCGCTCGAAAAACGGTTTTGCCCTCTGTGAGGTGGCCGACCGGGGAATCGGGGTTCCCCGGGGGATGGAGGAGAAAATTTTTCAGGAGTTCGTCCGGGGAGACGACACGCTCACGGCTCCCCGAAGCGGGACGGGGCTGGGCCTTTCCATTGCCCGAGACATTGCCCGGCGGCACGGCGGCGACGTCCAATACGCCCCGAGAGACGGAGGAGGAAGTGTTTTTTGTCTGGTTCTGCCGGAGGTGAGAAAATCCTGA